Sequence from the Ruminococcaceae bacterium KH2T8 genome:
GACAAGACCGCTCCGAACCCTTCCGAAGAATCGCAGACTGCACCCGTTGCTACCGAAGAATCGCAGGACGTTTCCGGCGAGACTGACGAACTCCCTCTCGTCATCGAAGAGGAATTCGACGGAACAACAGACTACTGGCAGACAAAGGGCGATTGTACCGTCACTCTCGACGGCGGAATGGCTGTCATCACGGATCGCCAGACAGGCAATTCGGGTCTTGAGATCCCCTGCGATCACTTCCGCGGAAACACCATCACGGCTACTGCTACATGCTCGAGTGAAAATGATTCCGTCATGATCACATTGAAGTACGATATCTACGGTAATACTTCTTACGTAAATATCGCTACAATGGCTACCGGCGGATCGATGCTCGGAACGGTATCGGGAAGCGTGAGCATCCCCGCCAACGCATCAAGTGCAGCCGTATACATCGAGTCTACTGACCTTAAGGACATCACGGTAGACAGGATGGTAGTCGAGATCGAAGGCGAATTCAACGACCTTACGAACGAACCCCCGGCAGAGCTTCAGGATCCTTCCGGATACGATTCGCTGAAGGACCTCTATTCCGATTACTTTAAGATCGGTACATGTCTTCCCATGTCGGTAATAGACAACCCGAATCCCGAGTTCCTCGCTCTCGTAGATACAGAGTTCAACTCCGTAACTCCCGAGAATGAATTGAAGCCCGAGAGCATCCTCGATGCGGCTACTACTCTTGCTGATCCCGCCGCTTATAACGAGTGCCCCGCGCTTGATTTCTCCAACGCGATCCCGATCCTCGAGTACTGCCAGGAGAACAACATCCCCATGAGAGGACATACTCTCATCTGGTACTCACAGACACCTTCCTGGCTCTTCTACGAGAACTACGATGTCAACGGTGAACTCGCTGACAGAGAGCTCATGCTCACGAGAATGGAAAACTACATCGATTCCGTTATGAACTGGTGTGAAGAGAACTATCCCGGTGTCATCTATGCATGGGATGTCGTAAACGAGGCAGCTGACGATAACGGCGGCGGACTTCGTGACTGCTACTGGCGCCAGACGATCGGTGACGATTACGTAGAGAAGGCTTTCGAGTATGCAAGACTTCATGCACCCGACGGCGTACAGCTCTTCTATAACGACTACAACGAATATTTCACGACAAAGCAGGACGAGATCCTCGAGATCCTCGCTCCCGTTGCCGCAGCAGGCAATATCGACGGCGTCGGAATGCAGAGCCACATCAGCAACATGGTACAGCCCGAGTCCTATATCGAGGCTATGAACAGATACGTTGACGAGCTCGGCGTAGTCATCCATATCACGGAGCTCGACGTAAATGCACCTCTGTCACCCAACTCACTTTACGATCAGGGTGTATATATGCAGAGCCTCTTCGAAGCCATCATCGAGGCTAAGGACAACGGCACACCCATCGAGTGCGTAACATTCTGGGGCCTTACGGACGATATGTCCTGGAGATCTTCGAATCAGCCTCTTCTCTTCTTCGGAAACATCGAGCCCAAGCCCGCTTTCGAAGGCGTTGTATGTGCCATCACGGGCGGAGAGATCACGATCCCCGATGATTATGTAGAGGTCGAGAGCGACTTCAGCGCCATCACTGAGGATTACGAGAACGAAGAGTTCATCGGCGGTCCCAGATACAGCGCTTCACAGTCCATCGTGGGCGATGCATACGAAGGCGACTATTGCCTTGAGAATACAGGCGGAACAGCCGAGTACGACGGATATGCGATCGATATCACAAGATTCTCCGGTCAGACGATCCACTTCTCGTTCGCAGTAAGATCCGATGCAGATCAGGTAAGCTTCACTGCTGATATCGAGGGTTCCTGGCCTCACCTCATCGAAGTAGATACGACAGGCGGCGAATGGGTATACGTAGAAGGCGATTACGAAGTTCCTTCCGGAATGCCTCAGCTCAATGCTTACTGGGAGAGTTCGGACATGAGTCCTTTCTATCTCGACAATGTATCTATCGAAGTAGCTGAATAATATCGGATAGAGATAGATAAAAAGAAGACGACCCGCATTCCTTTACCGGAAGCGGGCCGTTTTCTTTATGCTGTTTTCTTTAATGAATCATCTAACTTTGTCTTGAGATGAAACCTTGACGGCTGACTCTTGATGCCGTGCGATGCCGATCCCTTGCGACATACCTTGAAATAGTATCTGATCATTGCGAACAGGCCGCTGATGAACCATGTAAGGCCTGCCGAAAGCCAGATGCCCCATACGCCCAGATAGGGGAAGAGGAGTGCGATACCCAAAGGGAATACGATCCTTCCGAACATCTCGACGCCGCCGTTTATGAATGCGAAAGCAGCATCTCCTATGCCGTTTAATATGCCTCGGCTTACGTAGATCGTTCCGAGAGCGAAGTAGAATGCGCTCGTGATCTGAAGAGCCTTTGCTCCGAGCCTTATGACTTCGGGATCGTCAACGAAGATGCTGATGATGGGCTCACCGAAGAACTGCATCACGGGGAGCATCAGGAGCGAGAAGATAAGAGCGATAAGGATACCCTTCTTAAATCCCTCTCTGATCCTGTAGTCCTTACCCGCACCGAGATTCTGACCCGCGTGGGTCGAGATGGCCATACCAAGTGAGTTATAAGGCTGCTGGATGATCTGCTCGATCCTGCCCGAAGCGGTGAAAGCAGCCACGACTACGGAACCGAATCCGTTGACATATCTTTGAAGAGCGATGCAGGATACCGCGATCATGCCCATCTGAAGCGCGAGCATGGAGCCGAGCCTGAAGCACTCCCAGACGATCTTGGGAGATACACCGCGAAGATCCTTTTCGATCCTGAAATATTCATTGGTCTTATAAGAATAGATAAGGCAGCCTGCGGCGGAAAGCACCTGAGAGATAAGAGTTGCAAGAGCGGCGCCGAATACGCCTGCGTGGAACACGCATACGAAGAGCGCATCGAGTCCGCCGTTTATAAAACAGGAAGCGATCAGGAATATAAGCGGTGTCCTCGAATCGCCCAGAGCCCTGAGCATCGAAGATCCGTAGTTGTACATTCCTACCATCGGGATGCCGATGCACATGATCTCCAGGTAGAGCTTTGCCATATCGTAGATATCGGCGGGTGTATTAAGGAGTCTTAATACGGGGCCTGCAAGGAAGAATCCGAGGAATCCCATGAGGATGGATGCAACGAGCATGATGTATGCACTGTTAGCGATGACCCTCTTTACGTTCTTATCGTCCTTGGCACCGAAATATTTCGAAGCGACTATACCGCCGCCGCTTCCGACTCCGATACAGAAGGAGAAGAAAAGGAACGATATCGACCCCGTAGATCCGACTGCCGCGAGAGCATCCGCTCCGATGGACTTACCTACTATTGCGGAATCGACGATGTTATATACCTGCTGAAAGATATTACCGATCAACATGGGGATAGCGAATTCCAGAAGGAGCTTCGTCGTATTTCCCTTTGTCATATCTCTGATCTGAGTACTCATATCCTGTCCTCTCCTTTCGTGAACATTTCTTTTTCGTACGACAAAACTAACACTTTGTATAATCTGCAACAATGAATTATCAATCCTTTAAATTGATTTATTGTTCAACAGGTAGTATTATGTAGTACGTTCGGTATTAATGATCATTCATTTTTGTGCAATTTAGAGGGAGTTAATATGATTGATGTTTTGTTTGCAGGCTACGGCTACACGCACACCGACGGACTGATATATGATACTGACAGGGGCAGAGTCGGATACGATTGCTATCAGATGCTCTATACCCATACCCCCGCCATGTTCTGGGTAAACGGAGAGCTTCGACGCTTTCCCGCCAAATCCGTAATACTCTTTACGCCCGGGCATCGTAAGTACTATACTTCGCTCCCAGACGAACCCTATACGAATGACTGGATCAGATTTAAGTCGGACGAAGACTTTATCGAGGCATTCCCGAAGAAGAACATCCCCTTCTCCCCTGCCGATCCCGAATTCATACATAACCTGTTCAAGCTCATCGCGTGGGAGAGCAATGCTCCCGCCTCCGAGGAGAAGGACGGAAACATAGATCATCTCTTCAGGGTATTGATGAATAAGCTCGCGAACGAGGCTTGCGAGAACGAGAGCACGCCTTACCGCCACGAACTCACGGATCTTAGAAGAGAGATCACTCATCACCCCGAGTGGGACTGGAACATCGACATGATGGCTGCCAAGATCAATCTGAGCAGGACCAGGTTCCAGACAGTCTACAAGAATACTTTCGGCAATACGTGCATGGAGGAGGTCATCCAGGCCAGGGTTCGCCTCGCGCAGGAAAGACTCATCTATACCGCGAGTTCCATATCCGAGATCGCGGAGCTGTGCGGATATAACAGCACCGAGCATTTCTGCCGTCAGTTCCGAAAGGCAGTCGGCATCACTCCGGGACAATACAGAAGGAACTCACAGTCTTCATGAACAAAGTAAAACAGATACTCGCCAAGGATCCGGTGCTCTATATCTCCGGTATCCTTGCTTTCATTTCGGCATTTATCGTAACACCCGATAAGGAATACATCGGCTATATAAACTTCAGGGTACTTGCAATACTCTTATCCCTTATGCTGGTCGTAAGCGCATGCGTAAGGATCGGAACATTCGACTACATGACGAGTAAGCTCCTCGGAAAGATAAAGGGGCAAAGGCGCGTAGCGGCACTCCTTGTCGTACTGTCATTTTTCCTCAGCATGCTGCTGACAAACGACGTTACGCTCGTAACTCTCGTGCCGTTCGCGATAATGGTACTGAAGGCTTTCGATGATCCAAAGAGCATGATGTTCACTTTGATCTTCATGACGGTCGCAACGAACCTCGGAAGCATGCTGACACCCATAGGCAACCCGCAGAACCTCTATCTTTACACTAATTACGGGATGGATCTGCCGGGATTTCTGCTCCTCATGCTCCCCTATTCCGCGCTATCACTGGCGCTAATATCGATCGGAGTATTTATCTTCTGTAAGGAGAAGACCTCGTCACGAGAGACGGACATAAAGAGTGCTCCCGCGCCTTCTCCCGTCAAGCTCGCGGTCTACCTCGTATTATTCCTCATCTGCGTACTTACGGTAGCGGGCTATATCCACTATCTGATCATGCTCGCGGTAACTACCGTCGTTATCCTCATAATGGACAGAAAGGCATTTAAGGGTGCCGACTATGCTCTGCTCCTGACATTCGTATTCTTCTTCGTTCTCATAGGCAATATCGGACGCATCCCGGCTGTCAGCGGCACGCTCTCTTCGATAGTCGGAAAGAATCCCGTACTTACCGCGATACTCTCATCGCAGATCATAAGCAACGTACCCGCGGCGATGCTCCTTTCGGCCTTTACTGACGACGGAAAGTCACTTGTCATCGGAACGAACCTCGGAGGTCTCGGAACACTCATCGCGAGCATGGCGAGCCTTATCACTTATAAGTATCACGCAAGACTCGACTCCAAAGAAAAAGGCGGGAATTATATCCTCGCCTTTTCCGTTGTAAATATCGTATTACTTATCGTACTCTATTCGGTCTATCTCCTGATAAGCTGATCAGGTAGACATCGCATCATAGAGGTTGGTGTAACGACCGTCATAATCGGTGTTGATACCGAACGATATGAGATTTCCCGATGTATCGTAGACTGACTCTATCGTCTCCGTTGCAATAATATTACCGAACGAATCCTTGATAAGGAAGTTCATGATCTCTATGAAATAATCGTTATCGGCATCAAAGCTCTGATGAAGCGTATCGATATTGAACTCACACGAACTGTCATAGGTAAAAGGCTCATATATAGGTCTTACCGAGACGAAATCCTCGTAACCGGGGATATCCGAATAACCCTGAATATAGAAGAGCATCGACACTTCATCACCGTCATTCAGCGTAAAGATATCGTTATTGGCGATATTTGCGAGCGAGTCGGCGCGGATACAATACTGAAGCGAGAATTCACCCGTTGCGATATCGTAACCGAAGACGATATATGCCCACTCGTCATTGATCTCGGCAGGAGTAGCATATGTGATATGGTCTTCCGTTGACTCGAGGATGAACGTGGGAACAACATAATCGTTGAACCTGACCCATTCATCGGGGATACCGCTCTGATATACGGACGGATCATTCGGATCCGCTTCTACCGCACGGGAGCCGAGATATACAAAGAGTTCGAGATCATCACTGCCGGAATAATTGACGATATTCTGCTCGACTGAAATGACACTGCTCTGACCCGACGTGATAGTAAGAGTGATATTACCGCTGTCATCCGTAACGATCTCGTATTCGATATCGGATGTCTGGGGATTTACCGTACTCTGGGAAGCGTATCCGGGGAGGATATTGCTCTGTACCTGAGTCGCAACTGCCGCGGGAGCCGTCCAGTAATTAGAGAAACGGACCTCGAGGAATGCCGCATACCAGTAGTAACCGTCGATAAAGTCGATATTGTCGACATATCCGTCAAAATAGTACTCGATACAAGTGTCGACTATCTGATTTACCTGGTCATCCGTATAAGCGATACCGTTAAGATTGAGCATTGCTTCATACGTAGCCTTCAGGTTCTGAACATAGCTTACGTTCGGATAATACATGGAAAGGCCCTGTGATTCGTGTCGTCCTGTACCATAGACACTGTCAACGTTTTCATCCAGCAGCGCAAGGATCTGCTCATCCGCATCCGTATCGGCAAATATCGCAGATGCCTCCGTGAGGAAGCTTCGAAGATCGATAAGGTTACCCGGGGCATTACCTTCAGAACCGTAGTTCTCGCAAGCGGACGCCGCAGTCTGGATGGCAGTAAACTCATCCATATCGTAAGCGGTGTAATAGATCTCCATCCATATCTCCGACATGTACTGGTCGAATTCCTCCATACATGACAGGTTGATCTTGGACATCGTTCCCTTGGAGAAGAACTCGGCCGTGTCACCGGAATACTGATTCGTATATTCATTCGTCTGCTCTTCGTAGAGCTCGAGGATCTTGTCTGCGACATCGCTGCCCGTACAGCTCGTATCCTCGGATATGAACGAAAGGTACTGAACGGGGATTCCGATGGCAGCGGGGATACTCTCCTGTGAAGCGACCATATAGTCACCGTAGGGAGCGACCGCAGATGCGACCTCGATCGAAGCCGTAAGGCATGTATTGAAAGCGATAAGATCGAAATGAACTCCGCCTTCCATAAATCCGGTCCTTACCTCATCGAGATAGAGACAGTCGTTATAAAGATCATCTCCGACAGTCTGATCGAAAGAATTCACCGTGCCGCCGTTGCCGTCATCGTAGAATACTTCGTCGTGCTCCATACATCCGTAGGGCTCGGCAAAACCATGGTCCCACATTACGAACATATACTTCTGAGCGGGATATTCGGAAGCACCCCAGGATATGAAGTCACTGAGCGTCCTGGCAGAACCCATGGAAGCTGCGGGTGCGGAACCGAGATCTATTACGTTATCGTGCTCGACCTTGTATCTTCCGAGACCGTTAGCCGGGATAGTAACATTCTGGACCGAATCTCCGCTAAAATAGGGATCAGTATTATTCCATGCGAGCGAACCGCCCGTCTCAACGATGACATTCACGCCGTCTGCGATAGTCTCATCATTCATCCAGTCGATGAACTCGGATGCGATACCGCTGCGCGACTCGAGGTTAGAGCCGCACATATAAACGAGGATAGTCCAGTCGTCGGCATTGGGATCGACCGTAGTCTCCGTAGGCTCGGTCTCTTCGGTCGTCGTCTCGTCGGGATCTTCCTCTTCGGTAGTATGCCTTGCAGCTCTGTTCTTCTTGTACTGATCATCGTAATAATTCACGACCATCGTACCGACACCTGCGCATACGAGTACTCTCAGGAAAATACCTACTATCAGGATGAGCGCAACGAGCGGTGCGCGGCTCTTCTTCCTGACGGCCTTTTCCTTCGCCGCTTTCTTTTCCTTGGCAGGCTTCTTTTCCTTCTTCTTTTTCGCCTTGGCCTTAGTCTCGGCTTCTGCCTCGACCTGAGCCTTTACCTCTTCATTCACTTCGTTGTTTTCCATTTTTACCCTCTTATCACTTCATTTGTCTTGAGCACATCATAGATCGCTTCCGCCAGCCTGCGCTGCTCGGCTGCATCCAGATGGATACTGTCATCAAAACTTGCCGTAACCACCTCGGCCGCATCAAGGAACATACATCCGTAACTGTCAGCGAGCTCTCTGTACCACGATGCGAGCTCCCTCGACACCTCTCTCGCACGCTCGTAGCCGAAGCTGTCACCGAGCCATGAATCGCGGATGCGTTCACCAATAAGCGGCGGCGATATAAGGAGTATCTTCATCTTCCCGTCCATCCTGAACTCGTTACGTGTCGCCACCTTCTCCAGGAACTGTCTCATCTCACCTGCTATATCCATGGCGCAATATGAGAACTTTCTCTTCATATCATTGGTGCCGAGCATCACGATCATGAGATCGAGCGGACTCTGGCTTTCGAGACAGGGAATGATATATCTTATGCCGTTCTTCTCACCTTCCGCGGGGTCATCCGTCGCGATAGTCCTGCCGTTCTGGCCCTCTTCTATGACCGTATATCCGTCACCGAGCATCTTCGCCAGAACACCTGTCCATCTGTTCTCGGGTTCAAATCTGACCCTGTTCGTAGGATCATATCCCCATGTGAGCGAATCGCCGAAACAAAGTATCCTCTTCATAACCTACTCTCCTGATCCCTCATTCACGCCGATCGTCAAAAGGTCGACCGACGCCTTATTATAACACTATATAAGGGCTTCACGGCAAATGTAGGACAATATGACAATCCTATACTGCAATAGGTCAATGCATCTGATGTTAATATATACACATACGACTTGAGGACGGAGGATGAACTATGCTCTTAGGCGGAACCGTAACAGGTAACTTCAGCACCCCCGAAGAATGGGGAGAACTCCTTATAAAGTCCGGATTTAAGGCTATTACGGCCCCTTTCTCGTGTAACGACCGCGACGACGTCATCGAGAGATTCATGTCGATCATCGGAGAGAGCGGTGTCATAGTAAGCGAGATAGGCGTCTGGAAGAATATCTTCGATCCCGACCCCAAAAAGGCATCAGAGGCTCTCGAATATGCCAAAGGTCAGCTCCGTCTGGCAGACAGGCTCAAGATCCCATGCTGCGTCAATATCGCAGGCACCGAAAGCCCCCGCGGATGGGATGCGGCAGATAAGAGCAACTTCTCGAAAGCGGCCCGTCAAAAGCTTATAGGCAGCGTAAGGGACATCATCGACTCCGTAGATCCGCAGTATGCTTGCTACTGTTTGGAACCCATGCCGTGGATGCTCCCGGACTCCCCCGACGAATACTTAAAGCTCATAGAGGAAATAAGCAGGGACAAGTTTGCGGTCCATATGGATTTCGTTAACATGATCAACTCGCCGCGCCGCTTCCTGATGTCTGAAGACTTCATCGAGGAATGCTTCTCAAAGCTCGCTCCTTACATCAAGAGCACACATATCAAGGACAGCAGGATGGATAAGCTCGGCTATACTACACATATAGATGAATGCCCTCCGGGGAAAGGCGAGCTCGACTACGTTAAGGTCTTAAAGATAACGGATAAGTATCTGCCCCAAGACGGTGCGATACTGCTTGAACACATGAATACTTTCGAAGAATACGATGAGGCATTCCGCTATGTTAAGAGCAAGGCGGAAGAAGCACAGGTGGAGGTGTGATATGGCAAACGGCGGAGACTCGATAAAGATCGCAAGAGAATATATGGACTCGCTCCTTGTGGAGTCCAGGATAGTCGGCGCGGTAAGACCGAACAGTGATATCAGATTCCTCGGCAGGGATTACAAGACCCCGATCATGACGGCCGCACTGAGCCACATCGACTTAAAGTCCATGGCGGAAGGTGCGCTCATGGCAGGCGCTCCCGTAAGTATCGGAATGGGATCCAACGAAGAACTCGGTGAAGTCATAAAGACGGGCGCCGCGGTCATGAAGATCATAAAGCCCTATAAGGACAGGGATGAAATATTCAAGAGGATCGCTTTCGCAAAGGAAAACGGCGCAGCCGCAGTCGGAATGGACGTCGAGCACTCGGTAAATGTCGAAGATCCCTACGATTCGGTAGTAGTCGGAGAAGAGATGAAGCTTCCGACGATCGACGAACTTCGTGAATATGTCGACTTCGCTGGCATCCCCTTCTTCATCAAGGGTGCGATGAGCCTTCACGACGCGAAGGCCGCTGCCAATATCGGCTGTACGGGTATCATCCTGAGCCACCATAACGGTCTCATGAGATATGCGGCGCCTCACGTGATGGTACTCCCCGAGATACGTAAGGCTATGGGCGACAACCTGATCCTCATCGCGGACGGCGGCATGGAATCGGGATTTGACGCATTCAAGGCGCTCGCTCTCGGAGCCGATCTCGTTACGGTCGGCAGAGCCCTGATGGAACCCCTGAAGAACAACGGCGCACAGGGCGTATGCGATACGCTCACGAAGATGACTGAGCAGCTTCAGGCCATGATGCTCCGCACGTCTTCACCCGATCTTAAGCACATAGATCCTTCCGTGATCAGAAGGATGAACTGAAACTCACACCCCGAAAGGTAATAACGACATGAACGGCAGTCCCCTTGATATCAAAGAGATAAAGATCAACGATACATTCTGGTCGAGAGAGCAGGAGCTCATAAGACGCGAGGTCATCCCCTATCAGTGGGAGATCTTAAACGACCGCGTACCCGAAGCTGCGCCGAGCTACTGCATGCACAACTTCAAGGCTGCCGGAATGCTCAATAAGCGAAAGGCCGAGCAGGGCAAGGACTACAAGGCTCCCGTCTATACTTTCCGCGGCTTCGAGGCGCTCCCCGAAGATCCGAGATCACCCAAGGCGGACGAGTTCTACGGATTCGTATTCCAGGACAGCGACTTCTCCAAGTGGATCGAGGCCGTCGGCTACTCACTCGCGGTCCATCCCGACCCCGAGCTCGAGAAGGTCGCAGACGGCGCGATAGACATCGTATGCGCGGCCCAGCTCGATAACGGATATCTCGATACTTATTACATAATCAACGGAATGGACAGGAGCTTTACGGATCTTAGGGATCACCATGAGCTCTACTGCCTGGGACACCTCATCGAAGGAGCGATCTCCTACTACGAAGCTACGGGCAAGGACAAGCTCCTTAATGCGGCCAGGAGATTCGCCGACTATGTAGATTCCGTATTCGGAAAGGAAGAAGGAAAGCTCAAGGGTTACCCCGGACACGAGATCGCCGAGATGGCACTCTTCAGGCTCTACGAGATCACGGGCGAAGAGCGTTACAAGGCACTCGCCGAGTATTTTATCGACCAGCGCGGACAGCAGCCCCTGATCTTCGATATCGAGCACCCGCAGCCGAAGAACCGCCCTTATAAGATCGACTATTACCATCAGGCACATATCCCCGTCCGTGAACAGGACGAGGCCGTAGGTCATGCGGTTCGCGCGGTTTACCTCTATAGCGGCATGGCCGATATGGCACGCATCACGGGAGACCGGGCGCTCCTTTCGGCCTGCGAGAAGCTCTGGGACAGCATTACGAACGAGAAGATGTATATCACGGGAGGCATCGGCGGAACTCATATGGGAGAATCATTCTCATTCCCTTTCGACCTTCCGAACGACACTGCATATTCCGAGACGTGTGCCTCGATAGGACTTGTCTTCTTCGCACGAAGGATGCTGCAGATCAAGGCGGACCGCAAGTATTCGGATGTCATGGAGCTCGCTCTCTATAACGGTATCCTGAGCGGTATCGCACTCGACGGAAAGAGCTTCTTCTACGTTAATCCCCTCGAGGTCATCCCCGAGGCCTGCCACAAGGACGAGCGAAAGTTCCATGTTAAGCCGATCCGCCAGAAGTGGTTCGGATGTGCCTGCTGCCCTCCGAATATCGCACGCCTCGTAACATCACTCGGATCTTATGCATATACAAAGGCAGATGACACATTATTCTGCCATCTCTATATCGGCTCGAGCCTTAAGTTCAACGGATTCGATATCGATGTCACGAGCGATCTGCCCTACAGCGGCAAGGTAAAGATCGATGTATCCGCATCAGAAGGTGCTTCTTCCATGAACCTCACACTTCGTATCCCCGGCTGGTGCGGCGACGACTATAAGGCAGAAGGCATAGACGTATCGAAAGCAACCGTCAGGGACGGCTATCTCTATATAAACGATATTAACGAAAACAAAACGATCGAACTCGTCTTTAAGATGGTCCCTCATTTCGTAGTAGCAGACACGAAAGTCACTGAGGACAAGGGCAGATGCGCGGTCGTAAGAGGTCCCGTAGTCTACTGCATGGAAGAAGCCGATAACGGCACTTCCCTAAAGGACATAAGTGTCGATACTTCTTCCGAAATCAAGGAGAGTACTATCGACGTATTCGGCTTCCCGGTAACGGCGCTCGATATAAGGGGAGCACGCGTGACCTACGAAGGAACTGACGAATACATCAGTAGCCTTTACCGTATTGCGGGATCCAAGAAGTCCGAGTCCGTCGACGTGCGCCTTATCCCTTACCGCCTGTGGGCCAACAGAGGCGAGGGCGAGATGAGCGTCTTTATGGGGATACTGTAAGACCGTTCACGCCTAACTTTCTGACAGTGACATCACATGCCTTGGAAGAAATGTCGCATCCTATGAACTTTCTTCCGAGCTTCTTTGCGACAACTGCGGTCGTACCGCCTCCCATAAAGAAGTCAGCTACGGTATCACCCGGGTTCGATGCCACTCTGATTATCCTGTCGAGAACCGCTTCGGGCTTAGGGGTATCGTAAGCATCCGCGACACCCGTCCTCGTATAAGTATCGAGCATCTCAGGCTCATTCCAGAGATTACCTACGGGGATAACGTCGGAGAAATGGTAAGGAAGTCCGTCGATGAGCTTGACCTCACCTGCCTTCTTCATGTCATCGAACTGAGCCGCGCTTATGAGCCAGTGCTTGTTAAGAGACTTAAGGTCTATAGTCGTACTTTCAAATGAACGAATATCGTCTCTTCCGGGAAGATCACCGTTCTCAAAGAGCGGTACGATCCTCTTGGCTTCGCCTCTTATCTCATGGAAGACAAAGTTCCTGTGATCCTTAACGTAGTAAAGGATTATGTCCATCTGGGAATCAAAGTTGGAGAAGAATCCCCTCTCCTTGCTGTGCTGACGGTAGATCCTGTTCCTGAAGCAATTAG
This genomic interval carries:
- a CDS encoding endo-1,4-beta-xylanase, producing the protein MKKKLNSALALALTGVMLLSACDKTAPNPSEESQTAPVATEESQDVSGETDELPLVIEEEFDGTTDYWQTKGDCTVTLDGGMAVITDRQTGNSGLEIPCDHFRGNTITATATCSSENDSVMITLKYDIYGNTSYVNIATMATGGSMLGTVSGSVSIPANASSAAVYIESTDLKDITVDRMVVEIEGEFNDLTNEPPAELQDPSGYDSLKDLYSDYFKIGTCLPMSVIDNPNPEFLALVDTEFNSVTPENELKPESILDAATTLADPAAYNECPALDFSNAIPILEYCQENNIPMRGHTLIWYSQTPSWLFYENYDVNGELADRELMLTRMENYIDSVMNWCEENYPGVIYAWDVVNEAADDNGGGLRDCYWRQTIGDDYVEKAFEYARLHAPDGVQLFYNDYNEYFTTKQDEILEILAPVAAAGNIDGVGMQSHISNMVQPESYIEAMNRYVDELGVVIHITELDVNAPLSPNSLYDQGVYMQSLFEAIIEAKDNGTPIECVTFWGLTDDMSWRSSNQPLLFFGNIEPKPAFEGVVCAITGGEITIPDDYVEVESDFSAITEDYENEEFIGGPRYSASQSIVGDAYEGDYCLENTGGTAEYDGYAIDITRFSGQTIHFSFAVRSDADQVSFTADIEGSWPHLIEVDTTGGEWVYVEGDYEVPSGMPQLNAYWESSDMSPFYLDNVSIEVAE
- a CDS encoding putative efflux protein, MATE family; amino-acid sequence: MSTQIRDMTKGNTTKLLLEFAIPMLIGNIFQQVYNIVDSAIVGKSIGADALAAVGSTGSISFLFFSFCIGVGSGGGIVASKYFGAKDDKNVKRVIANSAYIMLVASILMGFLGFFLAGPVLRLLNTPADIYDMAKLYLEIMCIGIPMVGMYNYGSSMLRALGDSRTPLIFLIASCFINGGLDALFVCVFHAGVFGAALATLISQVLSAAGCLIYSYKTNEYFRIEKDLRGVSPKIVWECFRLGSMLALQMGMIAVSCIALQRYVNGFGSVVVAAFTASGRIEQIIQQPYNSLGMAISTHAGQNLGAGKDYRIREGFKKGILIALIFSLLMLPVMQFFGEPIISIFVDDPEVIRLGAKALQITSAFYFALGTIYVSRGILNGIGDAAFAFINGGVEMFGRIVFPLGIALLFPYLGVWGIWLSAGLTWFISGLFAMIRYYFKVCRKGSASHGIKSQPSRFHLKTKLDDSLKKTA
- a CDS encoding AraC-type DNA-binding protein, which encodes MIDVLFAGYGYTHTDGLIYDTDRGRVGYDCYQMLYTHTPAMFWVNGELRRFPAKSVILFTPGHRKYYTSLPDEPYTNDWIRFKSDEDFIEAFPKKNIPFSPADPEFIHNLFKLIAWESNAPASEEKDGNIDHLFRVLMNKLANEACENESTPYRHELTDLRREITHHPEWDWNIDMMAAKINLSRTRFQTVYKNTFGNTCMEEVIQARVRLAQERLIYTASSISEIAELCGYNSTEHFCRQFRKAVGITPGQYRRNSQSS
- a CDS encoding transporter, YbiR family; protein product: MNKVKQILAKDPVLYISGILAFISAFIVTPDKEYIGYINFRVLAILLSLMLVVSACVRIGTFDYMTSKLLGKIKGQRRVAALLVVLSFFLSMLLTNDVTLVTLVPFAIMVLKAFDDPKSMMFTLIFMTVATNLGSMLTPIGNPQNLYLYTNYGMDLPGFLLLMLPYSALSLALISIGVFIFCKEKTSSRETDIKSAPAPSPVKLAVYLVLFLICVLTVAGYIHYLIMLAVTTVVILIMDRKAFKGADYALLLTFVFFFVLIGNIGRIPAVSGTLSSIVGKNPVLTAILSSQIISNVPAAMLLSAFTDDGKSLVIGTNLGGLGTLIASMASLITYKYHARLDSKEKGGNYILAFSVVNIVLLIVLYSVYLLIS
- a CDS encoding Lysophospholipase L1, with protein sequence MKRILCFGDSLTWGYDPTNRVRFEPENRWTGVLAKMLGDGYTVIEEGQNGRTIATDDPAEGEKNGIRYIIPCLESQSPLDLMIVMLGTNDMKRKFSYCAMDIAGEMRQFLEKVATRNEFRMDGKMKILLISPPLIGERIRDSWLGDSFGYERAREVSRELASWYRELADSYGCMFLDAAEVVTASFDDSIHLDAAEQRRLAEAIYDVLKTNEVIRG
- a CDS encoding Sugar phosphate isomerase/epimerase encodes the protein MLLGGTVTGNFSTPEEWGELLIKSGFKAITAPFSCNDRDDVIERFMSIIGESGVIVSEIGVWKNIFDPDPKKASEALEYAKGQLRLADRLKIPCCVNIAGTESPRGWDAADKSNFSKAARQKLIGSVRDIIDSVDPQYACYCLEPMPWMLPDSPDEYLKLIEEISRDKFAVHMDFVNMINSPRRFLMSEDFIEECFSKLAPYIKSTHIKDSRMDKLGYTTHIDECPPGKGELDYVKVLKITDKYLPQDGAILLEHMNTFEEYDEAFRYVKSKAEEAQVEV